A genomic window from Pseudomonas alcaligenes includes:
- the purE gene encoding 5-(carboxyamino)imidazole ribonucleotide mutase → MSALVGVIMGSKSDWSTLSHTAEMLDKLGIPYEVQVVSAHRTPDLLFQYAEQAEGRGIRVIIAGAGGAAHLPGMCAAKTHLPVLGVPVQSAVLSGVDSLLSIVQMPAGIPVATLAIGKAGAINAALLAASILGHQHPQFHAKLKQFRDEQTQTVLDNPDPRS, encoded by the coding sequence ATGAGCGCACTGGTTGGCGTGATCATGGGCTCCAAGTCCGACTGGAGCACCCTGAGCCACACCGCGGAGATGCTGGACAAGCTGGGCATCCCCTACGAAGTGCAGGTGGTGTCCGCCCACCGCACCCCGGACCTGTTGTTCCAGTACGCCGAGCAGGCCGAGGGCCGTGGCATCCGGGTGATCATCGCCGGTGCTGGCGGCGCCGCCCACCTGCCGGGCATGTGCGCGGCCAAGACCCACCTGCCGGTGCTCGGCGTGCCGGTGCAGTCCGCCGTGCTGTCGGGCGTCGATTCGCTGCTGTCCATCGTGCAGATGCCGGCCGGCATCCCGGTCGCCACCCTGGCCATCGGCAAGGCCGGGGCGATCAACGCCGCGCTGCTCGCCGCCAGCATCCTCGGCCACCAGCACCCGCAGTTCCACGCGAAGCTCAAGCAGTTCCGCGACGAGCAGACCCAGACCGTGCTGGACAATCCTGATCCCCGCTCCTGA
- a CDS encoding 5-(carboxyamino)imidazole ribonucleotide synthase has translation MKIGVIGGGQLGRMMALAGTPLGMQFAFLDPAPDACAQALGEHIRADYGDQDHLRQLADEVDLVTFEFESVPAETVAFLSQFVPVYPSAEALRIARDRWFEKSMFKDLGIPTPDFADVQSQADLDAAVAAIGLPAVLKTRTLGYDGKGQKVLRQPADVVGAFAELGSVPCILEGFVPFTGEVSLVAVRARDGETRFYPLVHNTHVGGILNLSVASTAHPLQALAEDYVGRVLQKLDYVGVLAFEFFEVDGGLKANEIAPRVHNSGHWTIEGAECSQFENHLRAVAGLPLGSTAKVGESAMLNFIGAVPEVSKVIAIEDCHLHHYGKAFKAGRKVGHATLRCKDMATLKARIAEVEALIAQA, from the coding sequence ATGAAGATCGGCGTAATCGGTGGCGGCCAGCTGGGCCGCATGATGGCCCTGGCGGGCACTCCGCTGGGCATGCAGTTCGCCTTCCTCGACCCGGCCCCGGATGCCTGCGCGCAGGCCCTCGGCGAGCATATCCGCGCCGACTACGGCGACCAGGATCACCTGCGCCAGCTGGCCGACGAGGTCGACCTGGTGACCTTCGAGTTCGAGAGCGTGCCGGCCGAGACCGTCGCCTTCCTCTCCCAGTTCGTGCCGGTCTACCCGAGCGCCGAGGCGCTGCGCATCGCCCGTGACCGCTGGTTCGAGAAGTCCATGTTCAAGGACCTCGGCATCCCCACTCCGGATTTCGCCGACGTGCAGAGCCAGGCCGACCTGGACGCCGCCGTGGCCGCCATCGGCCTGCCGGCGGTGCTCAAGACCCGTACCCTGGGCTACGACGGCAAGGGCCAGAAGGTCCTGCGCCAGCCGGCGGATGTGGTCGGCGCCTTCGCCGAGCTGGGCAGCGTGCCATGCATCCTCGAAGGCTTCGTGCCCTTCACCGGCGAGGTGTCGCTGGTGGCCGTGCGCGCCCGCGACGGCGAGACGCGCTTCTACCCGCTGGTGCACAACACCCATGTCGGCGGCATCCTCAACCTGTCGGTGGCCAGCACCGCGCACCCGCTGCAGGCACTGGCCGAGGACTACGTCGGCCGCGTGCTGCAGAAGCTCGACTATGTCGGCGTGCTGGCCTTCGAGTTCTTCGAGGTGGACGGCGGCCTGAAGGCCAACGAGATCGCCCCGCGCGTACACAACTCCGGGCACTGGACCATCGAAGGCGCCGAGTGCAGCCAGTTCGAGAACCACCTGCGCGCCGTCGCCGGCCTGCCGCTGGGCTCCACCGCCAAGGTGGGCGAGAGCGCCATGCTCAACTTCATCGGCGCGGTGCCGGAAGTGAGCAAGGTGATCGCCATCGAGGACTGCCACCTGCACCACTACGGCAAGGCCTTCAAGGCCGGGCGCAAGGTCGGCCACGCCACCCTGCGCTGCAAGGATATGGCGACCCTCAAGGCACGCATCGCCGAGGTCGAGGCGCTGATCGCCCAGGCCTGA
- a CDS encoding substrate-binding periplasmic protein has product MRLATLLLSCLLSCAALAQPVLRVDLRDRPPEMWSVDGRPSGPLVTVLETAAERIGVRLEWRFAPFARSLADLREGRIDLVPRVLAGEGREDYIHFLPSIGSQPREVLFLVRPGYERALRNYDDLLDLRIGVKRGTAYFPRFDADTRLYREALRDDDVLAQMFRAGRLDTIVVLDRAALEAAFARIGFSAYAYAEYREPILIDNRFGASRRLYEEDRTELYDRLGAELAAMRARGEVAAIYRASGIEAPLP; this is encoded by the coding sequence ATGCGCCTGGCCACCCTGCTGCTGTCCTGCCTGCTGTCCTGCGCCGCCCTGGCGCAGCCGGTGCTGCGCGTCGATCTGCGCGACCGCCCGCCGGAAATGTGGAGCGTCGACGGCCGCCCGTCCGGGCCGCTGGTGACCGTGCTGGAGACTGCCGCCGAGCGCATCGGCGTGCGCCTGGAGTGGCGCTTCGCGCCCTTCGCGCGCAGCCTGGCGGACCTGCGCGAAGGGCGTATCGACCTGGTGCCGCGGGTGCTGGCCGGCGAGGGCCGGGAGGACTACATCCACTTCCTGCCGAGCATCGGCAGCCAGCCGCGCGAGGTGCTGTTTCTCGTGCGTCCCGGCTACGAGCGGGCCCTGCGCAACTATGACGACCTGCTCGACCTGCGCATCGGGGTCAAGCGCGGCACCGCCTACTTCCCGCGCTTCGACGCGGACACCCGGCTGTACCGCGAGGCCCTGCGCGACGACGACGTGCTGGCGCAGATGTTCCGCGCCGGCCGCCTGGATACCATTGTGGTGCTCGACCGTGCCGCCCTGGAAGCCGCCTTCGCCCGTATCGGCTTCAGCGCCTATGCCTATGCCGAGTACCGTGAGCCGATCCTCATCGACAACCGTTTCGGGGCCTCGCGCCGGCTCTACGAGGAGGACCGTACCGAACTCTATGACCGCCTCGGCGCGGAGCTGGCCGCCATGCGCGCGCGTGGCGAGGTGGCGGCGATCTACCGTGCCAGCGGCATCGAGGCACCGCTGCCCTGA
- a CDS encoding DUF3299 domain-containing protein — protein MKAPLLLLLLIPTLAWSEPRELDWLELMPLEDQKALEAMPEISHETPEAAGTFGQQGGLKQQARDLPAVMYSKKTVARLDGKQVRLGGYPVPLESDAEGKSTLLFLVPYPGACIHVPPPPPNQIVLVRYPEGIVLDDIYAPLWVSGTLHIEPVENELAEAVYALDASSVRLVEEDDL, from the coding sequence GTGAAAGCCCCCCTGTTGCTGCTGTTGCTGATTCCCACCCTGGCCTGGTCCGAGCCCCGCGAGCTGGACTGGCTGGAGCTGATGCCGCTCGAGGACCAGAAGGCCCTCGAAGCCATGCCCGAGATCAGCCACGAGACCCCCGAGGCGGCCGGCACCTTCGGCCAGCAGGGCGGCCTCAAGCAGCAGGCGCGCGACCTGCCGGCGGTGATGTACTCGAAGAAGACGGTGGCCCGCCTGGACGGCAAGCAAGTGCGCCTGGGCGGCTACCCGGTGCCGCTGGAGAGCGATGCCGAGGGCAAGAGCACCCTGCTGTTCCTGGTGCCCTATCCGGGCGCCTGCATCCACGTGCCGCCGCCGCCGCCGAACCAGATCGTGCTGGTGCGCTACCCCGAGGGCATCGTCCTCGACGACATCTACGCGCCGCTGTGGGTCAGCGGCACCCTGCACATCGAGCCGGTGGAGAACGAGCTGGCCGAGGCGGTCTACGCCCTGGACGCCAGCAGCGTGCGCCTGGTCGAGGAAGACGACCTGTAG
- a CDS encoding efflux RND transporter periplasmic adaptor subunit, whose protein sequence is MRKLLIVLPVLLLLGLLAWWWSRPQPLAVRLVTVERGPVETLVANTRAGTLKACRRSRLSFNLGGQVTELLVDEGQRVQAGEVLLRLRQDDRLARVQEAEARLAGQRNAREQRCRQASLERRDLERLRHLAERKLAAADRLDQAETRANLSALVCSASEAQIAEAEAQLALQRSLLDQATLRAPFAGIVAQINGELGEYVTPSPPGIPTPPAVDLIDDSCLYVEAPIDEVDAARVRPGMPVRIGLDAFRTRHFEGEVTRIAPFVRDLEKQARTVDVEVRFASVPPEVLLLTGYSADVEILLEEKAEVLRVPTETLFEGGRVYRYDEAAGVLREVRVDTGLGNWRWTEIVGGLQPGERILAGLDIENLADGLAVRPQEDAR, encoded by the coding sequence ATGCGCAAACTGCTGATCGTCCTTCCCGTGCTCCTGCTGCTGGGCCTGCTGGCCTGGTGGTGGAGCCGGCCGCAGCCGCTGGCCGTGCGCCTGGTCACGGTCGAGCGCGGGCCGGTGGAGACGCTGGTGGCCAACACCCGCGCCGGCACCCTCAAGGCCTGCCGGCGTTCGCGGCTGTCGTTCAACCTGGGTGGCCAGGTCACCGAGCTGCTGGTCGACGAGGGCCAGCGCGTGCAGGCCGGCGAGGTGCTGCTGCGCCTGCGCCAGGACGACCGCCTGGCCCGCGTGCAGGAGGCCGAGGCGCGCCTGGCCGGGCAGCGCAACGCCCGCGAGCAGCGCTGCCGCCAGGCCAGCCTGGAACGCCGCGACCTCGAACGCCTGCGCCATCTGGCCGAGCGCAAGCTGGCCGCCGCCGACCGTCTGGACCAGGCCGAGACCCGTGCCAACCTGTCCGCCCTGGTCTGCAGCGCCAGCGAGGCGCAGATCGCCGAGGCCGAGGCGCAGCTGGCGCTGCAGCGCTCGCTGCTGGACCAGGCCACCCTGCGCGCGCCCTTCGCCGGCATAGTGGCGCAGATCAACGGCGAGCTGGGCGAGTACGTCACCCCTTCGCCGCCGGGCATCCCCACGCCGCCGGCGGTGGACCTGATCGACGACAGCTGCCTGTACGTCGAGGCGCCGATCGACGAGGTCGACGCCGCCCGCGTGCGCCCGGGCATGCCGGTGCGCATCGGCCTGGACGCCTTCCGCACGCGCCACTTCGAGGGCGAGGTGACGCGCATCGCGCCCTTCGTTCGCGACCTGGAGAAGCAGGCGCGTACCGTCGACGTGGAAGTGCGCTTCGCCAGCGTGCCGCCCGAGGTGCTGCTGCTCACCGGCTACAGCGCCGACGTGGAAATCCTCCTGGAGGAAAAGGCCGAGGTGCTGCGGGTGCCCACCGAGACCCTGTTCGAGGGCGGCCGGGTGTACCGCTACGACGAGGCCGCCGGGGTGCTGCGCGAGGTGCGGGTCGACACCGGCCTGGGCAACTGGCGCTGGACCGAGATCGTCGGCGGCCTGCAGCCGGGCGAGCGCATCCTCGCCGGCCTCGACATCGAAAACCTGGCGGACGGCCTGGCAGTGCGCCCGCAGGAGGACGCGCGGTGA
- a CDS encoding ABC transporter ATP-binding protein: MIRLRGVTRCFQLGEQRVMGLDAVDLDVAAGEYLAVTGPSGSGKSTLLNILGLLDAPDSGEYWLRGEATAALDEARRAELRSRWIGFVFQSYHLIPRLTARENIELPMLLAGIEPAERQRRSAPLIERLGLGDRLAHRPGELSGGQRQRVAIARAMCMQPALLLADEPTGNLDSQSGGEVVALLEELNREGLTLLVVTHDAQLSARAGRQLAMRDGKVVEDRRREPA, translated from the coding sequence ATGATCCGCCTGCGTGGCGTGACGCGCTGCTTCCAGCTTGGCGAGCAGCGGGTGATGGGCCTCGACGCGGTGGACCTGGACGTGGCCGCCGGCGAGTACCTGGCGGTCACCGGCCCCTCCGGCTCGGGCAAGTCCACCCTGCTCAACATCCTCGGCCTGCTCGATGCCCCCGACAGCGGCGAGTACTGGCTGCGCGGCGAGGCCACCGCGGCGCTGGACGAGGCGCGCCGCGCCGAGCTGCGCAGCCGCTGGATCGGCTTCGTGTTCCAGTCCTACCACCTGATCCCGCGCCTGACCGCGCGCGAGAACATCGAGCTGCCGATGCTCCTGGCCGGTATCGAGCCGGCCGAGCGGCAGCGCCGCAGCGCGCCGCTGATCGAGCGCCTGGGCCTGGGCGACCGCCTGGCGCATCGCCCCGGCGAGCTGTCCGGCGGCCAGCGCCAGCGCGTCGCCATCGCCCGCGCCATGTGCATGCAGCCGGCCCTGCTGCTGGCCGACGAGCCGACCGGCAACCTCGACAGCCAGTCCGGCGGCGAGGTGGTGGCGCTGCTCGAGGAGCTCAACCGCGAGGGCCTGACCCTGCTGGTGGTGACCCATGACGCGCAGCTGTCGGCGCGCGCCGGTCGCCAGCTGGCCATGCGCGATGGCAAGGTGGTCGAGGACCGCCGCCGGGAGCCGGCCTGA
- a CDS encoding ABC transporter permease, with protein MRAADALGLWLGALRGHRSRSLMLLLAVGIGVVAVNLLTGLGEGARTYILGEFAVLGRNTLIVLPGRKETSGGMPPITGLAPRDLTLQDAQAIARLPSVLRVAPLQAGQVEVSVGNRNREAFTLGTSHEFFAIRQLQVSQGQALPALHFDEARAVCVIGAKLRRELFGSAPALGQWLRAGDRRFRVVGILAERGESLGMDFGELLIIPVASAQTLFDREGLFRVFAELRGPHLLASGKEQIRATIRERHEGEDDITLIGQDAMLAAFADILRALTLALAGIAAISLLVAGILIMNVTWISVSQRTAEIGLLKAIGATSAQVRLLFLGEATLLTLAGAVAGLLLGEALLWAGRRLWDFPLYAPWWAGASALGLALLTALLFAWLPASRAAAMQPVDALRPQAAR; from the coding sequence ATGCGCGCCGCCGATGCCCTCGGCCTGTGGCTCGGCGCCCTGCGCGGGCACCGCTCGCGCAGCCTGATGCTGCTGCTGGCGGTGGGTATCGGGGTGGTCGCGGTGAACCTGCTGACCGGCCTCGGCGAGGGCGCGCGCACCTACATCCTAGGCGAGTTCGCCGTGCTCGGGCGCAACACCCTGATCGTCCTGCCCGGGCGCAAGGAAACCAGCGGCGGCATGCCGCCGATCACCGGCCTGGCGCCGCGCGACCTGACCCTGCAGGACGCCCAGGCCATCGCCCGCCTGCCCAGCGTGCTGCGGGTGGCGCCGCTGCAGGCCGGGCAGGTCGAGGTCAGCGTTGGCAACCGCAACCGCGAGGCCTTCACCCTCGGCACCAGCCACGAGTTCTTCGCCATCCGCCAGCTTCAGGTCAGCCAGGGCCAGGCCCTGCCGGCACTGCACTTCGACGAGGCGCGGGCGGTCTGCGTGATCGGCGCCAAGCTGCGCCGCGAGCTGTTCGGCAGCGCCCCGGCGCTGGGCCAGTGGCTGCGCGCCGGTGACCGGCGCTTCCGCGTGGTCGGCATCCTCGCCGAGCGCGGCGAGTCGCTGGGCATGGACTTCGGCGAGCTGCTGATCATCCCGGTGGCCAGCGCGCAGACCCTGTTCGACCGCGAGGGGCTGTTCCGCGTGTTCGCCGAGCTGCGCGGGCCGCACCTGCTGGCCAGTGGCAAGGAGCAGATCCGCGCCACCATCCGCGAGCGCCACGAGGGCGAGGACGACATCACCCTGATCGGCCAGGACGCCATGCTCGCCGCCTTCGCCGACATCCTCCGCGCCCTGACCCTGGCGCTGGCCGGCATCGCCGCCATCAGCCTGCTGGTGGCGGGCATCCTGATCATGAACGTGACCTGGATTTCGGTGAGCCAGCGCACCGCCGAGATCGGCCTGCTCAAGGCCATCGGCGCCACCTCCGCGCAGGTGCGCCTGCTGTTCCTCGGCGAGGCCACGCTGCTGACCCTGGCCGGCGCCGTCGCCGGGTTGCTGCTGGGCGAGGCGCTGCTGTGGGCCGGCCGGCGCCTGTGGGACTTCCCCCTGTACGCGCCCTGGTGGGCCGGCGCCAGCGCCCTCGGCCTGGCGCTGCTCACCGCCCTGCTGTTCGCCTGGCTGCCGGCCAGCCGCGCCGCCGCCATGCAACCGGTGGACGCCTTGCGTCCGCAGGCTGCGCGCTGA
- a CDS encoding ABC transporter permease: MRLRDGFALTASALTSRPLRSLLTMLGVAIGIAAVALLTAIGEGLRGYVLDNFSQFGTRIIAIHPGKTQTGGLGGILSSVRPLSLADADALRRLPHVEAVVPLIQGAGDIQYGQFSRSSDIFGAGHQLAQAWHFRLALGQFLPPARDGRSPPYAVLGHKLRAELFGEANPLGQLVRIGGTRFRVIGVMEEKGQLLGFDLDDIAYIPVDWAQALFNREGLMEIDVVFGPGTASAPMAERIRALLIERHGMEDFNLTTQDDMLASLGRILAVLTYAIAVLGGVSLLVGAVGILTIMTTTVGERTAEIGLLRAIGASPRQVLGLFLAEATLLSLAGGLLGLLLMALLLGLLHLAAPDLPLALRPAFLLLALLLAALIGMLAGLAPARAAARLHPVQALRGE; encoded by the coding sequence ATGCGCCTGCGGGATGGCTTCGCCCTGACCGCCTCGGCGCTCACCAGCCGGCCGCTGCGCAGCCTGCTGACCATGCTCGGGGTGGCCATCGGCATCGCCGCGGTGGCGCTGCTCACCGCCATCGGCGAGGGCCTGCGCGGCTACGTGCTGGACAACTTCTCGCAGTTCGGCACGCGGATCATCGCCATCCACCCGGGCAAGACCCAGACCGGCGGCCTCGGCGGCATCCTCAGCAGCGTGCGCCCGCTCAGCCTGGCCGATGCCGACGCCCTGCGCCGGCTACCGCATGTCGAGGCGGTGGTGCCGCTGATCCAGGGCGCCGGCGATATCCAGTACGGCCAGTTCAGCCGCAGCAGCGACATCTTCGGCGCCGGCCACCAGCTGGCCCAGGCCTGGCACTTCCGCCTGGCCCTCGGCCAGTTCCTGCCGCCGGCGCGCGACGGCCGCTCGCCGCCCTACGCGGTGCTCGGCCACAAGCTGCGCGCCGAGCTGTTCGGCGAGGCCAACCCGCTGGGCCAGCTGGTGCGCATTGGCGGGACGCGCTTCCGGGTGATCGGGGTGATGGAAGAGAAGGGCCAGCTGCTCGGCTTCGACCTCGACGACATCGCCTACATCCCGGTGGACTGGGCCCAGGCCCTGTTCAACCGCGAGGGGCTGATGGAGATCGACGTGGTGTTCGGCCCCGGCACCGCCTCGGCGCCGATGGCCGAGCGCATCCGCGCGCTGCTGATCGAGCGCCACGGCATGGAGGACTTCAACCTGACCACCCAGGACGACATGCTGGCCAGCCTGGGGCGCATCCTCGCCGTGCTCACCTACGCCATTGCCGTGCTCGGCGGGGTGTCGCTGCTGGTCGGCGCGGTGGGCATCCTCACCATCATGACCACCACGGTGGGCGAGCGCACCGCCGAGATCGGCCTGCTGCGCGCCATCGGCGCGAGCCCGCGGCAGGTGCTCGGCCTGTTCCTCGCCGAGGCCACCCTGCTGTCGCTGGCCGGCGGCCTGCTCGGCCTGCTGCTGATGGCGCTGCTGCTCGGCCTGCTGCACCTGGCCGCGCCCGACCTGCCGCTGGCGCTGCGCCCGGCCTTCCTGCTGCTGGCGCTGCTGCTCGCCGCGCTGATCGGCATGCTCGCCGGCCTGGCCCCAGCGCGCGCGGCGGCGCGCCTGCATCCGGTGCAGGCGCTGCGCGGGGAGTGA
- a CDS encoding TRAP transporter large permease subunit has translation MAELMAILLFVSICLALMAGYPVAFTLGGVSLLFAGIGMATGTFDGGYLHALPNRLFGIMNNQTMLAVPLFVFMGVMLEKSRVAEDLLESMSRLFGTLRGGLAISVCVVGALLAASTGIVGATVVTMGLLALPTMLRRGYDPAIATGTLAATGTLGQIIPPSIILVLLGDVMSSAYQQAQLKLGVFSPKTVSVGDLFVGALIPGLVLVGLYILYLIIVAIAQPKKLPALPQEELGPIEWGKLIAALVPPLVLIAAVLGSILTGYATPTEAAALGAVGAMLLAIGKRQLNFTQLKEVAYGTTEISAMVFLILIGASLFSLVFRGFGGEVLIEDVFAQLPGGVLGAFFLVMLVIFLLGFILDFIEIIFVVVPIVGPVLLAMGLDPIWLGVMIALNLQTSFLTPPFGFSLFYLRGVTPKSVSTMVMYKGVVPFIAIQILMLVVAYFWPQLITWLPEQVYGK, from the coding sequence ATGGCTGAGTTGATGGCGATCCTGCTGTTCGTCAGCATCTGCCTGGCCCTGATGGCCGGCTACCCGGTGGCCTTCACCCTGGGCGGCGTATCCCTGCTGTTCGCCGGCATCGGCATGGCCACCGGCACCTTCGACGGCGGCTACCTGCACGCCCTGCCCAACCGCCTGTTCGGCATCATGAACAACCAGACCATGCTGGCCGTGCCGCTGTTCGTGTTCATGGGCGTGATGCTGGAGAAATCCAGGGTGGCGGAAGACCTGCTGGAGTCCATGTCGCGGCTGTTCGGCACCCTGCGCGGCGGCCTGGCGATCTCCGTGTGCGTGGTCGGCGCGCTGCTCGCCGCCAGCACCGGCATCGTCGGCGCCACCGTGGTGACCATGGGCCTGCTGGCCCTGCCGACCATGCTGCGGCGCGGCTACGACCCGGCCATCGCCACCGGCACCCTGGCCGCCACCGGCACCCTGGGGCAGATCATCCCGCCGTCGATCATCCTGGTGCTGCTGGGCGACGTGATGTCCAGCGCCTACCAGCAGGCGCAGCTCAAACTCGGCGTGTTCTCGCCCAAGACCGTGTCGGTCGGCGACCTCTTCGTCGGCGCGCTGATCCCCGGCCTGGTGCTGGTCGGCCTGTACATCCTCTACCTGATCATCGTCGCCATCGCCCAGCCGAAGAAGCTGCCGGCGCTGCCGCAGGAAGAGCTGGGGCCGATCGAGTGGGGCAAGCTGATCGCCGCCCTGGTGCCGCCGCTGGTGCTGATCGCCGCCGTGCTCGGCTCCATCCTGACCGGCTACGCCACCCCCACCGAGGCCGCCGCCCTAGGTGCGGTGGGTGCCATGCTGCTGGCGATCGGCAAGCGCCAGCTGAACTTCACCCAGCTCAAGGAAGTGGCCTACGGCACCACCGAAATCAGCGCCATGGTGTTCCTCATCCTGATCGGCGCCTCGCTGTTCTCCCTGGTGTTCCGCGGCTTCGGCGGCGAGGTGCTGATAGAGGACGTGTTCGCCCAGCTGCCCGGCGGCGTGCTCGGCGCCTTCTTCCTGGTAATGCTGGTGATCTTCCTGCTCGGCTTCATCCTCGACTTCATCGAGATCATCTTCGTGGTGGTGCCGATCGTCGGGCCGGTGCTGCTGGCCATGGGCCTGGACCCGATCTGGCTGGGCGTGATGATCGCCCTGAACCTGCAGACCTCCTTCCTCACCCCGCCATTCGGCTTCTCGCTGTTCTACCTGCGCGGGGTCACGCCGAAGTCGGTCAGCACCATGGTGATGTACAAGGGGGTGGTGCCCTTCATCGCCATCCAGATCCTCATGCTGGTGGTCGCCTACTTCTGGCCACAGCTGATCACCTGGCTGCCGGAGCAGGTCTACGGCAAGTGA
- a CDS encoding TRAP transporter small permease subunit, producing the protein MSTTPPLLGIAQAFNAVNAALGRACAWLTLFLVLGTAVVVVLRYGFGIGATALQEAVMYAHALVFMGAAAWTLQRGGHVRVDIFYQKFSGHRQALVEILGNLLFLLPFCLFLGWNSWDYVTASWSTLEKSGESGGLAFVYLQKTIILVLVVSLVLQSLAELIRYGYILAGKLPAPEVKHG; encoded by the coding sequence ATGTCCACCACTCCCCCGCTACTCGGCATCGCCCAGGCGTTCAACGCCGTGAATGCCGCCCTGGGCCGGGCCTGCGCCTGGCTGACCCTGTTCCTCGTGCTCGGCACCGCCGTGGTGGTGGTGCTGCGCTACGGCTTCGGCATCGGCGCCACCGCCCTGCAGGAGGCCGTGATGTACGCCCACGCCCTGGTATTCATGGGCGCCGCCGCCTGGACCCTGCAGCGCGGCGGCCACGTGCGCGTGGACATCTTCTACCAGAAGTTCTCCGGGCACCGGCAGGCGCTGGTGGAGATCCTCGGCAACCTGCTGTTCCTCCTGCCCTTCTGCCTGTTCCTCGGCTGGAACAGCTGGGACTACGTGACCGCCTCCTGGTCGACCCTGGAGAAGTCCGGCGAGTCCGGCGGCCTGGCCTTCGTCTACCTGCAGAAGACCATCATCCTGGTGCTGGTGGTCAGCCTGGTGCTGCAGAGCCTGGCCGAGCTGATCCGCTACGGCTACATCCTCGCCGGCAAGCTGCCCGCGCCGGAGGTGAAGCATGGCTGA
- a CDS encoding TRAP transporter substrate-binding protein, translating into MKRRDIIAAAGVGLAATALAGCNKQPEANCEPQQGGGGQTFTWKMVTSWPKNFPGVGVGAERFAKLVNEMSGGRLTVKVYAAGELVPALEVFDAVSRGTAEMGHGAPYYWKGKVPAAQFFCALPFGPNAAEMNAWLFKGGGMQLWEEVYKPFGVLPILCGATGVQTAGWFNKEINSVADFQGLKMRTPGLGGEVLTKMGGTVVNMPAGEIFTALQTGAIDATEWIGPYNDLALGLHKAAKYYYTPGWQEPNVTFELDVNLKAWETLPADLQAIVRAAARDVNADMLDEYNARNMEALETLKGEGVEVRRLPDEVLAKLKEVAAEVVAATAAADPASAKVFEAQSAYFKRLQEYAKVAEEDIYKIRG; encoded by the coding sequence ATGAAACGTCGTGACATCATCGCCGCCGCCGGTGTCGGCCTGGCGGCCACCGCGCTGGCCGGTTGCAACAAGCAGCCCGAGGCGAACTGCGAGCCGCAGCAAGGGGGCGGCGGCCAGACCTTCACCTGGAAGATGGTGACCTCCTGGCCGAAGAACTTCCCCGGCGTGGGCGTCGGTGCCGAGCGTTTCGCCAAGCTGGTGAACGAGATGAGCGGCGGTCGCCTGACCGTCAAGGTCTACGCCGCCGGCGAACTGGTGCCGGCCCTGGAGGTGTTCGACGCGGTGTCGCGCGGCACCGCCGAGATGGGCCACGGCGCACCCTACTACTGGAAGGGCAAGGTGCCGGCCGCGCAGTTCTTCTGCGCCCTGCCGTTCGGCCCGAATGCCGCCGAGATGAACGCCTGGCTGTTCAAGGGTGGCGGCATGCAGCTGTGGGAGGAGGTGTACAAGCCGTTCGGCGTGCTGCCGATCCTCTGCGGCGCCACCGGCGTGCAGACCGCCGGCTGGTTCAACAAGGAGATCAACTCGGTCGCCGACTTCCAGGGCCTGAAGATGCGTACCCCGGGCCTGGGCGGCGAGGTGCTGACCAAGATGGGCGGCACCGTGGTCAACATGCCGGCCGGCGAGATCTTCACCGCCCTGCAGACCGGCGCCATCGACGCCACCGAGTGGATCGGCCCGTACAACGACCTGGCTCTGGGCCTGCACAAGGCGGCCAAGTACTACTACACCCCGGGCTGGCAGGAGCCCAACGTGACCTTCGAGCTGGACGTCAACCTCAAGGCCTGGGAGACCCTGCCGGCCGACCTGCAGGCGATCGTCCGCGCCGCCGCCCGTGACGTGAACGCCGACATGCTCGACGAGTACAACGCGCGCAACATGGAAGCCCTGGAAACCCTCAAGGGCGAGGGCGTGGAAGTACGCCGCCTGCCCGACGAGGTGCTGGCCAAGCTCAAGGAAGTGGCCGCCGAGGTGGTGGCCGCGACGGCCGCCGCCGACCCGGCCTCGGCCAAGGTGTTCGAGGCGCAGAGCGCCTACTTCAAGCGCCTGCAGGAGTACGCCAAGGTCGCCGAGGAGGACATCTACAAGATCCGCGGCTGA